One Brassica oleracea var. oleracea cultivar TO1000 chromosome C7, BOL, whole genome shotgun sequence genomic window carries:
- the LOC106301601 gene encoding cytochrome c1 1, heme protein, mitochondrial: MVGGGVIQQILRRKLHSQSVATPVLSWFSSKKAHVDADSSGVRAFALLGAGVTGLLSFSTVASADEAEHGLACPDYPWPHDGILSSYDHASIRRGHQVYQQVCASCHSMSLISYRDLVGVAYTEEEAKAMAAEVEVVDGPNDEGEMFTRPGKLSDRLPQPYANESAARFANGGAYPPDLSLITKARHNGQNYVFALLTGYRDPPAGISIREGLHYNPYFPGGAIAMPKMLNDEAVEYEDGVPATEAQMGKDVVSFLSWAAEPEMEERKLMGFKWIFLLSLALLQAAYYRRLKWSVLKSRKLVLDVVN; this comes from the exons ATGGTTGGAGGAGGAGTTATCCAGCAAATTCTCAGGAGGAAGCTTCACTCCCAATCAGTC GCAACTCCGGTCTTGTCGTGGTTTTCTTCTAAGAAAGCTCATGTGGACGCTGATTCTTCGGGTGTAAGAGCATTTGCCCTCTTGGGTGCTGGTGTTACCGGGCTGTTGAGTTTCTCTACAGTAGCATCTGCTGATGAGGCCGAACACGGACTGGCCTGTCCAGACTACCCTTGGCCTCATGATGGCATTCTCAGCTCATATGATCATGCTTC GATCCGTCGTGGGCATCAAGTTTATCAGCAAGTCTGTGCATCTTGCCATTCAATGTCTCTGATCTCATACCGTGATTTGGTGGGTGTCGCCTACACTGAGGAAGAGGCAAAGGCAATGGCAGCTGAAGTCGAGGTTGTTGATGGACCTAATGATGAGGGTGAGATGTTCACCCGTCCTGGTAAACTCAGTGACCGCTTGCCTCAACCTTATGCCAATGAATCCGCTGCAAGGTTCGCTAATGGTGGAGCCTATCCTCCTGATCTCAGTCTTATCACTAAG GCACGCCACAACGGTCAAAATTACGTCTTTGCTCTTCTCACGGGTTACCGTGACCCTCCTGCTGGCATTTCG ATAAGAGAAGGGTTACACTACAACCCTTATTTCCCTGGGGGAGCAATTGCTATGCCGAAAATGCTTAATGATGAAGCTGTTGAGTATGAAGATGGTGTACCCGCCACAGAGGCACAG ATGGGTAAAGATGTTGTGTCATTCTTGTCTTGGGCAGCTGAACCAGAAATGGAAGAGAGGAAGTTG ATGGGTTTCAAGTGGATATTCCTACTATCTCTTGCTCTGCTCCAAGCAGCGTACTACAGGCGACTGAAATGGTCGGTTCTCAAGTCCAGGAAGCTGGTTCTCGACGTGGTTAACTAA